In Streptomyces sp. NBC_00878, a single window of DNA contains:
- a CDS encoding methyltransferase domain-containing protein, with the protein MTIEQSPTHSDDVRNVYDGFGRVYGSVWGPNIHYGYWENDADDSSVEVATDRLTDLMISGLAAQAGQRVLDIGCGIGHPAQRLVRTCDVNVVGITVSQIQVKEATEHAAAAGLADRATFQFADAMDMPFPDGSFDAAWAFESMWHMPDRGQVLSEAARVLRPGGRLAIADVIQRDPISPEGQVVLDHICANYGVRSLGTVDEYRTALAANGFVDVEIRDITDNVIRTLGLMADAFETVSDKLSDLVGKEQADSLIDFVRRFGAIPESGYLFLTAVRA; encoded by the coding sequence ATGACGATCGAGCAGTCTCCCACTCACAGCGACGACGTCCGTAACGTGTACGACGGGTTCGGTCGGGTCTACGGTTCGGTGTGGGGCCCCAATATCCACTACGGCTACTGGGAGAACGACGCCGACGACAGCTCCGTCGAGGTAGCCACAGACCGCCTGACCGACCTGATGATCTCAGGTCTCGCCGCGCAGGCCGGCCAGCGGGTCCTGGACATCGGCTGCGGCATCGGCCATCCCGCGCAGCGGCTCGTCCGCACTTGTGACGTGAACGTGGTGGGTATCACCGTCAGCCAGATCCAGGTGAAGGAGGCCACGGAACACGCGGCCGCGGCTGGGCTCGCCGACCGGGCCACGTTCCAGTTCGCCGACGCGATGGACATGCCCTTCCCCGACGGCTCGTTCGACGCGGCCTGGGCGTTCGAGTCGATGTGGCACATGCCCGACCGCGGCCAGGTGCTCTCCGAGGCCGCCCGCGTCCTGCGCCCCGGCGGCCGCCTCGCCATCGCCGACGTCATCCAGCGCGACCCGATCAGCCCTGAGGGACAAGTGGTCCTGGACCACATCTGTGCGAACTACGGGGTGCGCTCCTTGGGCACTGTGGACGAATACCGGACGGCGTTGGCCGCCAACGGTTTCGTCGACGTGGAGATCCGTGACATCACCGACAACGTCATCCGTACCCTCGGGCTCATGGCCGACGCCTTTGAAACTGTCAGCGACAAGCTGTCCGATCTGGTCGGCAAGGAACAGGCCGACTCGCTCATTGACTTCGTGCGCAGGTTCGGGGCCATCCCGGAGAGCGGCTACCTCTTCCTGACCGCGGTCCGCGCATGA
- a CDS encoding cytochrome P450, giving the protein MVAVLRDDRSFSARDHNPRPAVELPEDVSRMFRTWRGADAVAVGSLDPPEHARIREVLNAGFTPARVRAFEPTVRAIATDLVERVAVLTEFDFISAFAVPYALEVICRRLGVPDEYIDRCRTWSEQRIELMMSQRNADPDRLREYARGLMDFGAFSRSLVQERLAAPQDDLISELLHDGKAGRTLTADEVSVQVPTLIFAGHMTCAEALGTILYQQLRSPGGWAEVVDGTIATRDLVEEGLRFDSPLAGMYRTAVRDVVVGDVHLAEGSRLLLLYGAAGRDSHSHACPAGFSPGSGSATHLAFGHGIHFCLGAGFARLELEVAIQAIATRMPGLTLAPGLPPHHRPVFPLRALTELRVRQRGGTSGRSPGDLDDTLTPAERT; this is encoded by the coding sequence ATGGTTGCCGTGCTGCGGGACGACCGAAGCTTCTCGGCGCGTGACCACAACCCTCGTCCCGCGGTCGAGCTGCCCGAGGACGTGAGTCGGATGTTCCGCACCTGGCGCGGCGCTGATGCGGTGGCCGTCGGCTCACTCGACCCTCCCGAGCACGCCAGGATCAGGGAAGTGCTCAACGCCGGGTTCACGCCGGCCAGGGTCAGAGCGTTCGAACCCACGGTCCGTGCGATCGCCACCGACCTCGTCGAGCGTGTTGCGGTCTTGACGGAGTTCGATTTCATTTCGGCGTTCGCCGTTCCGTACGCCCTTGAGGTGATCTGCCGGCGCCTTGGCGTCCCGGACGAGTACATCGACCGCTGCCGCACGTGGTCCGAGCAACGCATCGAACTCATGATGTCGCAGCGCAACGCCGATCCTGACCGGCTGCGTGAATACGCCCGCGGGCTGATGGACTTCGGAGCGTTCTCCCGTTCACTCGTGCAGGAGCGGCTGGCCGCACCGCAGGACGACCTGATCAGTGAGCTGCTCCACGACGGCAAGGCGGGCCGCACACTCACCGCCGACGAGGTTTCCGTCCAGGTCCCCACACTGATCTTCGCGGGACACATGACCTGCGCCGAGGCGCTTGGCACGATCCTCTACCAGCAGCTTCGGTCACCCGGCGGCTGGGCCGAGGTCGTCGACGGGACGATCGCCACACGGGACCTTGTCGAGGAGGGGTTGCGGTTCGACAGCCCGCTGGCGGGCATGTACCGGACCGCGGTCCGTGACGTAGTGGTCGGCGACGTCCACCTGGCCGAGGGGAGCCGACTACTTCTGCTGTACGGAGCGGCCGGGCGGGACAGCCACTCCCACGCATGTCCGGCCGGGTTCAGTCCAGGCAGTGGGTCTGCCACGCATCTCGCGTTCGGGCACGGCATCCACTTCTGCCTCGGAGCCGGATTCGCCCGCCTGGAACTGGAGGTCGCGATACAGGCCATCGCCACCAGGATGCCAGGTCTGACTCTGGCACCAGGGCTGCCGCCACATCACCGGCCAGTGTTTCCGCTTCGGGCATTGACCGAGTTGCGGGTGCGGCAGCGGGGAGGGACATCCGGGCGGTCGCCGGGAGATCTGGACGACACGTTGACCCCTGCAGAACGCACTTGA
- a CDS encoding cyclopropane-fatty-acyl-phospholipid synthase family protein has translation MANLDEISSSPQTVLESQDEVRIVGQYYDDKTARLVRKYGPGPRIHYHVGYYPSSETPLNAHDATPDAIRRSIRLHQEGLLRYAAKIWGAEHRLSGRILDVGCGLGGGSLFWAQEYGADVTAVTNAPEHAPIVEGFAQESGVGGKVRTLVCDAMHLPSDGGPFDAAVAIESSGYFNRPQWFERLARVLRPGASVCIEEVFTTRPHGADVWAEYFYTKPATVLDYAEAAKSAGFELVDEADATSETSPFWDESAAWTKAVLDSDSSLSAVDRRQLRISLMANQALGTEWRAGGLRLGFLRFELK, from the coding sequence ATGGCAAATCTGGATGAAATTTCAAGTTCACCTCAAACAGTGCTGGAGTCTCAGGATGAGGTAAGAATAGTTGGCCAATACTACGACGACAAAACAGCTAGGCTTGTTCGCAAATACGGGCCTGGACCCAGGATCCACTATCACGTGGGTTACTACCCTTCCTCTGAAACGCCGCTGAATGCGCACGATGCGACGCCGGATGCTATTCGCCGCAGCATACGGCTTCATCAAGAGGGTTTACTGCGGTATGCGGCCAAGATCTGGGGCGCTGAACACCGGCTGTCGGGGAGAATCCTGGATGTCGGCTGCGGTCTTGGCGGGGGCTCGCTCTTCTGGGCACAGGAGTACGGCGCCGACGTCACGGCGGTCACCAACGCGCCGGAACACGCGCCGATAGTTGAGGGGTTCGCGCAGGAATCCGGTGTGGGTGGGAAGGTCCGAACACTGGTCTGTGATGCGATGCATCTCCCCTCGGACGGCGGCCCCTTCGACGCGGCGGTAGCAATCGAGAGCAGCGGATATTTCAACCGTCCTCAGTGGTTCGAGCGTCTGGCACGCGTGCTTCGTCCGGGCGCGAGTGTGTGCATCGAGGAAGTATTCACTACACGCCCGCACGGGGCCGATGTGTGGGCCGAATACTTCTACACAAAACCGGCTACGGTGCTCGACTACGCAGAAGCCGCGAAGTCTGCGGGTTTTGAATTGGTCGATGAAGCCGACGCTACGTCAGAAACCTCGCCGTTCTGGGATGAGAGTGCTGCCTGGACGAAGGCGGTACTGGACAGTGACAGCAGCCTTTCAGCAGTTGACCGCAGGCAGCTGAGGATATCCCTGATGGCGAACCAGGCGCTTGGCACCGAATGGCGAGCAGGGGGCCTGCGGCTGGGTTTCTTGCGCTTCGAGCTGAAGTGA
- a CDS encoding IS982 family transposase, whose translation MKTDLDTLATALYARIDDELKASPWLAPYRPAVGIAPTLSDAELVTLAVTSALLGYTSERRWLRRVGRDFGHLFPYVPQQSGYNKRLRAASSLLTSMIRILARDTSLWSDDVWLVDSTPVGCGCSRETAKRSDLAGWAEYGYCASHSRYFWGLRLHLVCTLGGLPVLFALTGAKADERETLRDMLDTAPDAAAARPGQTIIGDKNYYGREFEHDLAERHLQLLRPARKGEAERAGSHLFKPLRQVIESVNQTLKGQLDLERHGGKSPAGVAARVLCRILALTAAIWHNDKTGQPIKRSLTAYDH comes from the coding sequence GTGAAGACAGACCTGGACACCCTCGCAACGGCACTCTATGCCCGGATCGACGACGAGTTGAAGGCTTCGCCGTGGCTGGCCCCGTACCGGCCCGCCGTCGGGATCGCGCCCACGCTCAGTGACGCCGAACTGGTCACCCTCGCAGTCACGTCGGCGCTGCTCGGTTACACCTCCGAGCGGCGCTGGCTGCGCCGCGTCGGGCGGGACTTCGGCCACCTCTTCCCCTACGTGCCCCAGCAGTCCGGCTACAACAAGCGGCTGCGTGCCGCGTCCTCGCTGCTCACCAGCATGATCCGGATCCTGGCCCGGGACACCTCGCTGTGGAGCGACGATGTGTGGCTGGTCGACTCCACCCCGGTCGGCTGCGGCTGCTCCCGCGAGACGGCGAAACGCTCGGACCTGGCGGGCTGGGCCGAGTACGGTTACTGCGCGTCGCACTCACGGTACTTCTGGGGGCTGCGGCTGCACCTGGTGTGCACACTCGGCGGGCTGCCGGTCCTGTTCGCCCTCACCGGCGCGAAGGCCGACGAGCGCGAGACGCTGCGCGACATGCTCGACACCGCGCCCGATGCCGCAGCCGCCCGCCCCGGCCAGACGATCATCGGGGACAAGAACTACTACGGCCGCGAGTTCGAGCATGATCTTGCCGAGCGTCACCTTCAGTTGCTGCGGCCGGCCCGCAAGGGAGAGGCCGAGCGGGCCGGGTCACACCTGTTCAAGCCCCTGCGGCAGGTCATCGAGTCGGTCAACCAGACCCTCAAGGGACAGCTCGACCTGGAACGACACGGCGGCAAGAGCCCGGCGGGGGTAGCGGCCCGCGTCCTGTGCCGGATCCTCGCGCTCACCGCCGCGATCTGGCACAACGACAAGACCGGACAACCGATCAAGCGATCACTGACCGCCTACGATCACTGA